A region of the Procambarus clarkii isolate CNS0578487 chromosome 29, FALCON_Pclarkii_2.0, whole genome shotgun sequence genome:
cgtcgttcgttttggtatcattgtgttcgcaattaaattccctgcaggtgtatatgcatataatgtccaaaagcccagcgtgacttcccacagcaaagcctaaagttacccgtgtatgagcaccaatttgcacaccgCAGCCTAatatgtatactcgttcagtttgataatatcagttttcgtgttacgtctttcattttggtatcaaattgttcgcaatataaaggagTGTATTTTAAAACtattcccataataatagagcaataaatgGTACtgtattttaacaaatattttaattttggacgctcatcatcacaaaattatttatatctttccagtgttctgacatcaattttcatgttacatctttttttggtatcaaattattcACAATCTAAAggcacgcattttaaaactagtcccataataatactgtagcacaataaatagaattttaacatattttaaattttgaccaaaaatatatctataatcTTTCATGTAttctgacatcaagtttcatgttacatctttcattttggtgtcaaattgtgcgcactctaaaggcgctcatcttgaaactatcccaaagtcgatcagataataaatgaattttatacaaatatttttttatcGGATGCCAGCACAATCCGATGCTCAGACTCAAGAGAAAAAATCCGACACCATAGCCGTTCGAAGAGTGCAATAGTGTTATCATTATCTGATTTTTTTTATGTAAGGTGTATGGTACTACATAAAATTCTTACTGAGATATAATTAATGACATGCTAATTGTAAGACTATTCAAGTGTTGTGTGGGGCTATTCTTCCCCAACCTGTTACCCATCACTCACTCCACTGTAAGTACTAACCAACTAAGTTTCATCTCTTTGTACTAAAATAATTCTTTGTCATCATCATGGGAATATTCTCTTCAATTTGCATAACTCTCTAAAACTGTGTTGATATGCAGTACTGTATTTCAGATTGTTTATTTACTTCAATTACTATTGGGTAATAGAGTAATTTGAATGCCTTTGCAAGTGTGGTGTATTGTAGTAAATGTTATAGTTTTTTAATTTGTCTTGTCCTCCTTCATATTGAGTGTTTCTTCTGAGTTAGTGATGTAAAGATGTTGGAGCACCGAAGCCACGGTTGTGCTTGAGAAAGTCTGTTGTGATAAAAGACGTAAATGAGAGTAGTGACAATAACAGTAAATGGAGGTATCAGTAAGTGATAGATATTCTTGCATAATTGACTTGGTCAGTCTTCTTTATAAAAATAAGCAGTTTAAATTTATAATGTAATTTAGAATGCATTTTAAGTTTTAATGAAGTTGATTTTAACAGCTGTTTGTTTATTGGCTATTTTCAGTACTACTACAGCTTCACCCTGGAGCAGGACATTGTGCAGCGACCCACAACCACATGAAAAGGATCACAACTATAGACTTATCTTACTATATACTTCCATCGTATTCTCTCTCTTCTAGCATTTATACTCTTAACTGATTTACCATGTTGTTTGTAGAAGTTATTCACTCAAATCCTTACTGATTGTTCAAGGTTTGCAAGCTTATTATTTATTCCAAATTTTGTTtttatctttctttctgtctTCCTCTTATAACTTATATTTGCTATTACATCTTAGATGAAGGGATATAACTGCCAGTCACAGTAGCTGTCAAATTACCTTCAGAGATTGATGTTTTAAAACATTTATGTAATGGATATGAAAGACAAAGTGATTGTGTAACATCTTCAGATTGCTGCCAAAAAATGAGTTGTACAAAAGTGTGGTGGACGGCAAGATCAAGATGAATATTTATGACATGTTCAGCAAGGTCTTGTTAGTAAGGAACTATCAGTTCCTAGAAGAGGTATAAATTGCAATAatggctattattattattattattattattattattattattattattattattattattattattaaagcaaCATTTAGGTCATATTTTATACTTTTGTGTTATTTTAACTATTATGTTTTGGCCCTTGTAATATATAGCACATGATTGAACCTTTCCAGAACATGAAGAAAGAACAATTAATTTAAGGTGTAAAGGTTTGTAAAATCAATTGTTTGTTTTAGATAACGTTGTCACTGAAGGGTTATACACTTGCTCCTCTTCCTTACATTTCATATTGTTATTCTGTAGAGAGTATGTCTATAATTTGGTTAATGATCAAATTGCACATTATCAGTAAGAATGTTAATTACAAGATAACTGTAAGCAGGACTGTGTGCTGGCTAGTATAGCCAGTGTTTACGTATTTCAACGTGTAAGCATGTAGAAAAATGTAGTAAAACTTTTATTAGCAGTTTCCTAAATGCTGATTAAAATTTTTGAATGCTCTACAATAAATTGTATTTAGTCATGAAATTAGATTTGTAGTTAGTTTACCCTGATTAGAATAGTTTATATTCTACATACTGACATCTACTGTAAATGAGGTTTTCTGAACCTGCATAAAATGACCTGATCATTTATGTAAAATATCAATGCTTTGAAATCGGCCATGGTCTGCTTTGAAATCACAAAAAGTTAATTTTTTATTAGCAATCTGATAGTGGCCCTTATTCCTTTCCTCTGCTTGATCCTTGCGTTTATTTCCTACAAAGCCAATATTTGTTACATTTAAAGAGAGAGGGGGTTTACTAAAATAAACATCAAAACACAGTATTAGCACTGTGAACAATTTAACCGATTCATTTTTTTGGAGcctagaaaataaataaatataccagCAATGTGTACATACCTGTACAGTGTATGTGAATGCAAAAACAAACATGTATATTTATGTACACATTCATTAAATCCATTTTGAGTAACCTTACTATACACATCTAACTTTTGTGTAGTTAGCTACTCGATATAAAACTAGATAAAATTTTAGAATCTATAATTTGAGCACAGTAATGTGTGCTTTGACGTGACTGGTATGTACACCAGTAAATTGTAAATCATGAAAAAGCTGCCAAATAATTAAGTTATTTAATCCTTGCTCAAGGTAACCCAGGAATTCCACGAATAGGTCGGGGCATTAGAACTTGTTTTTGCCATTTGTTGTATAGTGATTGTTTTTGTATAACTATGAGAAGTACAGTACACTTCATACTGTAGTCAATTGGCACATGTAGACAATTGATGCACCATGTTTAAAAAACCATCCTAAGTGGCTTATTCTTTGTTTCCAAACTCATTAACTGGTCTACACGTAGTGATTTCATTTAAACACCTGTCAATGGGGATTTCGTCCAAACACCCATCACGGTGGATTTCATCCAAACACCCATCACAGTGCATTTCATCCCAACGCCAATCATAGTAGATTTCATTCAAAAAAACCATCACGGTGAATTTCATCTGAAAACCTGTCATGGTGGATTTCATCCAAAAGCCCTTCATGGTGGATTTCATCCAAAAGCCCTTCACGGTGGATTTCATCCAAACCCTCATCATGATAGATTTCATCCAAACATCAGTGGATTTCATTCAAACACATTTTCACTCATATATTAGCATGTTAACTTTATTTATAAAGCTTTTGTGaacttcacttttttttttttttgttactcaGTTTCACGTAAATTGTCCTACAATGTTAGTTTGTGTGTTCTACAAAATTAGTGTTTAGATATTCTAGTTTTTGTTGTACAATATAATTTAGTACAGATTTTTTTTGTCATTGGTTGACAAAAAAATGCTTTTTGTCAACCATTTTTGTCTTCTATATTATTCAACAGTTGCAATATTTTTTACAAGATTGGTTAACAGTAACAGTAAATTCTTTGTCCTTATGGTAATTCATTATTTCTGTATACACCTGTATTATTTTTTTTCCTGTTCCTAAagtcagtacagtacagtatttgtcaTGCCGAATAGTTTAATTTATTGTTTGGGCATCTAGGAAATTTCACATTTGCCTTCCAAAGAAATAATTAACACTAGTATTAAATTTTGAGGCAATGAGTTGTAGTGTATAACATTTTTTCACAAAACTATTGTCAATTTCAGGTTACTAAACTACATTAGTATTGTTTAATGATCAAGTGCAAATCATGCTGCATTTTATGAATCACTGTAATTGGTGCTTAATCTGCTGAGTAATTGCATAATAGCATCATCAAAATTATTTGTCAGAATTGGCTTTCAAACTAAAGGTACAGTCTGTAAATGTTTTGAATATATACAGTACTCATGCAAGTGTCTAGGGTTAATattcttaatttttatttctGCTTTAAACTACAGTAAATCACATGATCTCACTCTGTGCAAGATTCTTTTATTAAAGTAAATGCACACAATATAAATGAAGCCATTTAATACAAATGCATCTGTGTTTAAGGAAATGTAGTAACTAAGAGTGCTTGGTGGGCCATTCTGTGAGTAGAGTAGGTTTACAATAATTGCAGTCACTGAAGGTTATATACCAGTATACATTTTGTGTACACTTTTGAGTAGTGGATGCATAGATATATATTTTAGCTGCTGTCAGGCATATTGTGCATGCTTCACTCTGTTGGGATTCAACAAATAAATGGGTTTTAAGTATATTGAAAGGGCACAGGTATTTACTCTTGTTATTGTTTGATtgatagaggtgtgtgtgtgtgtattgagagTTCACAGTAACAGTTACTCAATATGTTTATGCAAAAGGTAAATACTTGTTGGAATGCGGTGCTGTGAAGTGCAAATTCTTGACATCTGTATTTTTAAGGAAACGGTTGACAAGATTCAGTGCTGCCAAGAGAAAATTGGATTGCTATTGATACAAGGCATATTTGATATTTTTTAAATGGGGTAGCTTTTTTTTTCAATTGCACATTGGTTGGTAAAAGGTGATAAATGACGGTACAGTATATGTGCTTGAAAGTTTTGTGTGTTCATATCCGAGTGGTGACTCAAAAAGGGTTGTCAGTCTGTCAATTATGAAATGGTGCAATAGAAGGGTAGTTTATTGAAGTAGAGGTAAGtttagtgttgtagaggaagtaTGACTAAAGTTTTTCACAATTTTACAAATTTGAGTAATTGCCATTGCATGTAAAGGATTATCCCCCATACTAAGAAGAGACTTGCAGGTGGCCATGTGTGTGTGAATAATGAACTGGTTCCTCTGCAAActtctttattttttttagttAATGTAAAGGACTTTGccatttttattgatttataagtTCAAATATTACTTTTGTACGGAAGTTAATGAATTTCAAGGTCaccaaaataaaaaacaaaaagctaCTACATGACACTGTCAGACATAGTAGCTGTGCTGTTTAGGACTGAGCTTTAGAACTTGGATTGTCTAGTGCCATTACTTTCTTGGTTGTATTTGTTAAGATGCACATATTTCAAGATAATCAAATGTTAATTATTAAAATACACAAGTcattactttttttcttttgtaaGTTTTTCTCATCTTTACTGGATACACCAGTGTATCCAGCATTAGTTATTTCATGTGTGATAGATGTacaggattttttttattatatgggCAGTAGTAATCCCACAGTTTGGAGTCGGCTTGCTGGAATATGAGTGTTGGAGTACATAGGTAATGACCTGCTGGTTGCAGTTATGGAGTCGTGTTAGAATACTAAGCTTAATTATAAGGGATGTtggtagttaaaaaaaaaattgtgtaatATTACCTTGATTAGATACGAAATTCAACATTGGTGCAGGAATTTATTATTTTTCAgggcttcccccttccccccaacaTAATTTACTAGCTTTTATAAATATCCATTTGGCATAAGGATGCAGCATTATAACATTGATTTACTAGTCTTATTGGAGATGATCAATCCAACTATTTGCCATTCTAGTGAACTGTTATTTCTTTGTTTCTATCGTTGTATATTGCCCACAGACCTAGCTGTTCAGTGCAAGACTTTTAATACCATATCTATCGTGTGAAGAGTTTAGCAAGTAGATAACTTTTTGACAAATTTATTACAGTATTGtaagttatgtatatatatatatctgtaaatAAACTATTATACAAAAATACAAGATTTTATGAGTGGTCATAAACATGTGTATTTTTCAACATTCCAAAATTATTCTCAAATTTAGTGATGGGCAAGTAAGGGACTGCTGTCTTCCACTGGTTCTTTAAGATTACATGTCATTTGTAACTCTCCAATCCTCCTTACTTGGAGTTCTACCCTGTCAGTTGACTAAATAGTTTTCCAGgcttggtaccttcttttgataattacttttcaGATGATCTGCAGCCATTGAAATGTTAGATGGTTAGCTACTACACTTAAATGATGTACAGGTATCATTAAACTCGGCTTATTCCCATAGCTACCTTCCTATCACAAAGTAAGGAAGGCACCCTTTTACTTTTAAGTCAACATTCAGGTCATTGGGCCACTCACCAAAGGCGCCACCCTCAGAGACAGGGTTTTTATGCGAGGAAAATTGCAATCTTTGCACCACTATGGGGGAATTTTCAATGCAGTAGATCCGAAATCCCAATGAAGGGTAGAGGGAAAAAGAGTAAGCAGGACAGCCATAACTTGAGTCTGGGAAAACACGAGAAGAATGGAAATGGAGGAGTATGAGGCTATAGACTCGCCAGGATGTACTAGACAAGACTAAGTAGCATAAGACGAGAGgtggggtgaccaagacaaatgGTCGCCCATCTGAAGCAGCTGTCAAAACCATTATTTGCTAGATTCTCAGCCATATTGACAATGACAGAGGTGTCCTCGGGGACACCTCTGCTAAAGAAACCACTTATACAGTACCTGGTTTTACTTCTCGGAACTGAATTTCTCGTGTGATCCTCCTCCATTAGAGGGATAAGAATGCTAAGAATTACAAATAACAAATTGTGTACTATCAAACATCACCATGGCCTTCCTAGAACTAACTAAATGGTTGGAAAACCACTCTGGCTAGGTTACATATATGCCCCACACAATTAACTCTTGGGACAACAATAGAACAAAACCCGCACCTTACCGTTAGAATTGCATTGTCCCACATCTTATATAATGTCCAGATTTTCAGGATTATGCACCTTACTTTCCTTAGGTCGCTTTAAGTCATTTGTCCCTAGATAAAATCCTTAGTGAATCTGATACATTTGACATTGCATGTTTTATGCCTTTTTGTTCTCGCATTGGCATCCTGAATGGTATCTAGGAAATTTGTATTGTTCAGACACACAAGGTGCTAAGTAAAATCATCAAGGTTTTGATTTCTTGCACATTATTTCTTTCTGAAAGTATGTTGCCTCTCAGAAGAGATTGAAGAGAAAATACCAGTGTTTAGTATCACGTTAATTTAAATCTGTACTACAGTATCTGTTTTTAAATAAgatgcatattttcagtaaaatgAGGATACCTTAGAAAGATAATGAATGTAATTCATActgtaataataatcatttacttCAGGCATGTCACCCAACCTATTTACATTAAATTAAACTATAATGACTGTTGGCCACTAAATTTTTTAATCCAATATGGAGCTGTGCTATTATGTGAAAAAACCTGTAATGTTCAAAATACCTTTGCTTAGATTTTATACACAAAGCTCTGTTCAAATTGGAGAGGACTTAAACTCCCGAGAAGCATAATCAGCACCTTCCTTTCTATCTGATACCATGGGGAATCTTGGGTCATTTGGAGTGACCATCTTTCTGCTTTTTGTTACTCGCCAGCCACCTTTCCGTGTCCAATCCTGTTATGAAAGAATGCACAGTAAATTGTTATCAAGAAAACAATTAACTGCTCAATAATATATGCctttatagtacagtatatatttacGATTCAACACAAAACCGTAAAATGGAAAATTAGTGTAACTGGGAAATTGACCCTTTGTGGAATACTTACATTCTGGTTATATTTGAAGTAATAATATGTAGAAAGACCAAAAGCAAATACTAGGCCAAACTTTCCTGTGAACCAACGGTACTTGGCTGCAGTTTCATAGCCCTGGAGATCAAATATTTAAAATCAACATTAAGGAGTAATCCATCCCATGAGAAAATACAAAAACTTGAAGAAAATTTAAGCAACTGTATACAAAAAGTTTTGGCATGCAATACTGGTACAGTACAGGTATTCATATTTttctttaaaataatttttttacatTAAATTAATACTTGCACCACCGTCAAAAGTCAGTGACACTGATGTGAGATCAAAATTATTTAAAAATTACATCATTAGATAACATGATTTGCCATCAGAATTTGTCTCGCTTctcatttcacctttctttttccaATTTGAGATTTATTACAAAGTGAAACAAATAGCGTTCAAATACTTACCAGGACAGGTACTAGTGGTTTGAAGAGTGTGTCAAGAGGCCAACGGTAAAAACGACGGATAGGGTTGTATCGAGCCTTGTAATATCCTGGGACAACGGCAGGCTCGCTTTCTgctaaaatctaaaaaaaaaaaaaaaaaaaaaaaagttatgaaATGGTTATTTTTGAAGAGTCCTTCAGTAGCTCCCCAagttgtatactggtatacctctCAAACCCTCAATACAGAACGACACCAAACTAATGATTAACAAGTACAGTACCAGTAAAGATGCCGTACCAAAATCTAGTCCACTCAATGGAGGGAAGGGAGGTTTAGGATGACCATAGTAACCAAGAGAGAATttcagaaaggtagtgtgcaccaAAACAGACAACTGAATGTTTTACATTTGCAATATTGATCCTATGTAAACAATTGTTAACCAGGCCGAATCACTGGTTTGTAGCACATGCTTTTCAACCAGATGACAGGCCCTGTTACCCCGGGCTCTGGGCTGCCAATCTAATCATTCACCCCCCATCCCCAATGCACGACACCTTGAGTTTTACAGGAAGAGGGGTAAAAGCAGGAATGTGGAGTTACTGAGGGACTCACCAGAAAGAGGCCTTGTATCATATTTAACACGTTTTCTGAGAGGTCCCCTTCAATATCTCCAAGAGCTATCTCATCACAGAGAATAAGGAAGAACACCAAGAAGACTGACTGtgggaaggaaaaggagatgcgaACACATGGGAGGAGAGCCCCAGGGCAACTGACCTAACTCCAAGCCAGTGTGGAGCTGCCTAGCAACGAGACCAAGGACTGGGATGCAAAGAGCACCAAAACCTCAAGCCAGGACAAAGATGTAAACTAGTGGATCATGAGAACCTAAGAGCACATGACCAACAGAACCAATGGAAACACACACTGAACCACTGGAGAAAAAGTGAACCCTAGAGCAAGAGTCCATGAACACAGGGCAGCAAACTTTGTAACTACCGAAACCCCCAGAGGTGCACAAGGTGCAACAAAAGAGAAAAGGTATagaacacacactccctccccataACTAGACAGGCAAAAGAACAGAAGCTGCAGAAACCAACTTGCAACTTACATTCCCCAACTACACAAGGCAAGGTCAGAACAGACAAAAAAAAGTTGGCCAAGccaagaatgccttacctcctaaaacaatttgaaaaatgaccCAACCTCACATCAGTCTGACTGCGTGCAGCAGAAAAGGCACCTACCCCCCTACTGAAACATAGGTGAACCAAATCAAAATTGCCAATAACTACATAAAAAACACGTTGAATTTTGCATAGTTCAGAGTTCATAAGAACCTTCATAACACAGCTGCTTAGAAAGAAATACATAATACTTAGTGAATCTAGGTAAAAGGCTGTCATCTGGTGGCAAGCATTTGCTATGAACCTGTGGTTCAGCCCAATTAATCATTAtttagagacacacacacaaatcacaatagcgtgatgcatcaaatgaacaaatccacaagggccatggtaggtcaagttgatttcccagttgcaattcttatccatgttgtagctcagttgattaaggcatgtttgggatcctctcggacgtaggttcgaaccctcgtcacagcccttgttgaTTTATTCATTATTTAGAGAGGATCGGCATTTGCAAATGTTTGTTTTGGTGTACTCTACTTTTCTAATGGAATTCCTCTTACTTATAGCGATGGTCTTAACAGCCCCAGACTACAACCCTCTATTTAATGGACCAGATTTTGGTACTGGCTTCAGAAAGAGCTACTGAGTGGGCCAGCTCAGAAAATAacataaataaaacaaaatttatAAATTACAGCACTAATCAATTtaaattgaaatatatatataatacaagaaAAATTTTGTACAGAATTTGTATTTGTAAAAAATCTAATAGGGATATTGTACAGTATGGTACTGTATGAAAGTGAGACAGCATCCCCCAAATGATTCACAGAATATAAAACATCTATATCTGGAACAAAAATGTATAGGCTTACAAATTTTCATcattttactgtacagtatttgtacATTTTTAATTTACCTGGTCTTTTAACCACTGCTTGCGATAAGCTCGATCAGCATCAGTCATGCCAGCAAGACGAGCTCGCTCATTTTTGAAGGGTCCCTCAATGGGAAATGCCTTCACTCCTCCAGTATCTGCAAAACATAACTGAATATTAGTAAACTGCCAGAGTAATACAGAAATTGCCCCAATAATACATCAAGGAAAATAACAATTATTGGTTGAGATATCtaaacctagttgtgttttgtatGGCTGCATGAGATTAATGTTCATGTTAGCCttcataataaataa
Encoded here:
- the LOC138369786 gene encoding uncharacterized protein; this encodes MAQSDTGGVKAFPIEGPFKNERARLAGMTDADRAYRKQWLKDQILAESEPAVVPGYYKARYNPIRRFYRWPLDTLFKPLVPVLGYETAAKYRWFTGKFGLVFAFGLSTYYYFKYNQNDWTRKGGWRVTKSRKMVTPNDPRFPMVSDRKEGADYASREFKSSPI